From Triticum aestivum cultivar Chinese Spring chromosome 4A, IWGSC CS RefSeq v2.1, whole genome shotgun sequence, a single genomic window includes:
- the LOC123081956 gene encoding uncharacterized protein, which produces MPASPEHAASSRSPPSHLVRRPCRRPTRRLPAASSLSPASVPAASPGAAPPQALGSSCYSPPTNADPGQDLARSTPLRPRHRQNHCCICTSRCCSLHVKTVSVGARAATHHRPMPTQDRTLPGPPRSGHDTGKTTAASVHHVVARCMSRPSPCVYTKYHYRQVPLHKTKYLSERT; this is translated from the exons ATGCCGGCCTCGCCGGAGCATGCTGCCAGCAGCAGGTCGCCGCCGAGTCATCTCGTCAGACGCCCATGCCGGAGACCTACTCGTCGCCTCCCTGCGGCCTCCTCCTTGTCGCCTGCGTCGGTCCCCGCTGCTTCGCCGGG AGCAGCACCACCACAGGCCCTTGGCTCGAGCTGCTACTCACCACCAACCAACGCCGACCCAGGACAGGACCTTGCCAGGTCCACCCCGCTCCGGCCACGACACCGGCAAAACCACTGCTGCATCTGTACATCGCGTTGTTGCTCGTTGCATGTCAAGACCGTCTCTGTGGGGGCCCGAGCTGCTACTCACCACCGACCAATGCCGACCCAGGACAGGACCTTGCCAGGTCCACCCCGCTCCGGCCACGACACCGGCAAGACCACTGCTGCATCTGTACACCACGTTGTTGCTCGTTGCATGTCAAGACCGTCTCCGTGCGTTTACACCAAGTACCACTACCGCCAAGTACCTCTTCACAAgaccaagtacctctccgaacgaacgtga
- the LOC123085921 gene encoding hexosyltransferase GAUT11, with product MRGSEMRRRAPEYRRQSRRRLPGWIWWLVGIFLVVGLMLFVLHHNQKEQFRPPVINKGSETEEVSPGKVNFTEELLSSTSFARQLADQMTLAKAYVILAKEHGNLQLAWELSSQIRNSQRLLSQGAVSGRAITQEEAHPIITRLARLIYKAQDSHYDISTTMVTLKSHALALEERAKAAVVQTAEFGQLAAESLPKNIHCLTVKLTEEWLQNPKLRSRSEEHRNSTRLVDNNLYHFCIFSDNVLATSVVVNSTVSNANHPQQLVFHVVTDRINFGAMSTWFLINDFKGCTVEVHCIDEFSWLNAASSLVRWLSEMETKGSSGGLKAQEQEIKFHNPKFVSLLNHLRFYIPQILPNLEKVVFLDDDVVVQKDLTQLFSIELHGNVIGAVETCLESFHRYHKYLNFSQPIISSKIDPHTCGWAFGMNIFDLIAWRKANATSLYHYWQEQNADQLLWRTGTLPAGLLTFYGLMEPLDRRWHVLGLGYDVDIDDRLIESAAVVHYNGNMKPWLKLAIHRYKSIWERHVNFSHPHVSECMFH from the exons ATGCGGGGTTCCGAGATGCGGAGGCGGGCACCAGAGTACCGGCGGCAGTCGCGGCGGCGGCTGCCGGGATGGATCTGGTGGCTCGTTGGGATCTTCCTTGTGGTTGGGCTCATGCTCTTCGTCCTGCACCACAACCAGAAGGAGCAGTTCCGGCCGCCCGTCATA AATAAAGGGTCAGAAACTGAAGAAGTTTCTCCTGGGAAAGTTAATTTCACTGAAGAGCTTTTAAGCAGTACATCTTTTGCACGGCAATTAGCAGATCAAATGACTCTAGCAAAGGCCTATGTTATCCTTGCGAAAGAGCATGGCAACCTTCAGCTTGCATGGGAACTTAGTTCCCAAATAAGGAATTCTCAAAGATTGCTCTCTCAAGGGGCTGTTAGTGGGAGAGCCATCACTCAGGAAGAAGCCCATCCTATAATAACTCGTCTGGCACGGTTAATATACAAAGCGCAGGACTCTCATTATGATATCAGCACCACAATGGTGACACTCAAGAGCCATGCCCTCGCACTAGAGGAGCGTGCAAAGGCAGCAGTTGTTCAGACTGCCGAGTTTGGTCAGTTAGCTGCAGAATCACTTCCCAAGAATATCCATTGTTTAACGGTGAAACTGACAGAAGAGTGGCTTCAGAACCCAAAACTAAGGAGTCGTTCAGAGGAGCACAGGAATTCCACACGGTTGGTAGACAATAATCTGTATCATTTCTGTATATTCTCGGATAATGTGCTGGCCACTTCAGTTGTTGTCAATTCTACAGTGTCAAATGCAAACCACCCTCAGCAGCTTGTGTTTCATGTAGTCACGGACAGGATCAATTTTGGTGCTATGTCAACCTGGTTCCTGATAAATGACTTCAAAGGGTGTACTGTCGAAGTCCACTGCATAGACGAGTTCTCATGGTTGAATGCTGCTTCTTCTCTTGTCAGGTGGCTGTCCGAGATGGAAACAAAGGGTTCCTCTGGTGGTTTGAAGGCACAAGAACAGGAAATAAAGTTCCATAATCCGAAGTTTGTTTCTCTGCTAAACCATTTACGGTTCTACATCCCTCAAATACTCCCCAATCTGGAGAAGGTGGTttttcttgatgatgatgttgtggtGCAAAAGGACTTGACACAGCTTTTTTCCATAGAATTGCATGGCAATGTTATAGGAGCAGTGGAGACTTGTTTAGAGTCATTTCATCGGTATCACAAATATCTTAATTTCTCGCAACCAATAATCAGCTCAAAGATTGATCCACATACTTGTGGGTGGGCTTTTGGAATGAACATATTTGACCTAATTGCTTGGAGGAAAGCAAATGCAACATCGCTCTATCATTATTGGCAGGAGCAAAATGCTGATCAACTGCTTTGGAGAACGGGCACACTTCCAGCAGGCCTTTTGACATTTTATGGCCTAATGGAGCCCCTAGACCGAAGATGGCACGTATTGGGTCTTGGGTATGATGTAGACATAGATGACCGCTTGATTGAGAGTGCTGCTGTTGTGCATTATAATGGGAACATGAAACCCTGGCTGAAGTTGGCCATTCACCGGTACAAGTCTATATGGGAGCGGCATGTCAATTTCTCGCACCCACATGTTAGTGAGTGTATGTTTCACTAG